From Chryseobacterium joostei, the proteins below share one genomic window:
- the argH gene encoding argininosuccinate lyase codes for MKKIWQKDDLATNILVNNFTVGKDLDFDERLAKYDVKGSMAHCKMLAETGIISNEESEQMLSVLNDILNKIEDGSFEIDKDAEDIHSQIEAILIAELGDTGKKIHTARSRNDQVLLDIKLYLLDEIREITALTDEFFQILIQLADQHKNVLLPGYTHLQIAMPSSFGLWFGAYAEALLDDVEMLFSIKNIINKNPLGSAAGYGSSFPINRESTTYNLGFQSMNYNSVYAQMTRGKSEKLLAMSMATLAGTLGKFAYDVCLYLNQNFDFISFPKEFTTGSSIMPHKKNPDIFELVRARCNRIQSLPNELILLTNNLPSGYHRDVQLTKEILFPAIDSLKECLEILSYTLPNIQVKDGILEDEKYKYLFSVEKINEEVKNGSSFRDAYVKVGQEIENNEFDFELGNLDHTHQGSIGNLCLDKIEYQFNKLKNKLLG; via the coding sequence ATGAAAAAGATATGGCAAAAGGACGACCTGGCCACCAATATATTAGTCAATAACTTTACAGTAGGAAAGGATCTTGACTTTGATGAACGTTTGGCAAAATATGATGTCAAAGGTTCCATGGCGCACTGCAAAATGCTTGCAGAAACCGGAATTATCTCCAACGAAGAATCAGAACAGATGCTATCTGTACTGAATGATATTTTAAATAAAATTGAAGATGGGAGTTTTGAAATTGATAAAGATGCTGAGGATATCCATTCTCAGATAGAAGCAATCCTAATTGCAGAATTAGGAGATACAGGAAAGAAAATCCACACCGCAAGATCGAGAAATGATCAGGTTTTGTTGGATATTAAACTGTACCTATTAGATGAAATTCGTGAAATAACAGCGCTTACTGATGAGTTTTTCCAGATTTTAATTCAGTTGGCAGACCAGCATAAAAATGTTCTGCTTCCAGGATATACCCACTTGCAGATTGCTATGCCATCATCCTTTGGATTATGGTTTGGAGCTTATGCAGAAGCTCTTTTGGATGATGTGGAAATGCTGTTTTCAATAAAAAATATCATCAACAAAAACCCATTGGGATCTGCTGCAGGATATGGTTCGTCTTTCCCTATTAATCGTGAAAGTACTACCTATAACCTGGGATTTCAGTCGATGAATTATAATTCGGTATATGCCCAGATGACCCGTGGAAAGTCAGAAAAATTACTGGCGATGTCAATGGCTACCTTAGCTGGAACACTGGGGAAATTTGCCTATGATGTGTGCTTGTATTTGAATCAAAATTTTGATTTTATAAGCTTTCCAAAGGAGTTTACAACAGGAAGCAGCATTATGCCACATAAAAAGAACCCGGATATCTTTGAACTGGTTCGTGCACGATGCAACAGAATCCAGTCCTTACCAAATGAGTTAATCCTATTGACCAACAATCTTCCGTCAGGATATCACAGAGATGTACAATTGACCAAGGAAATTCTCTTCCCTGCAATAGATTCCCTGAAGGAATGTCTGGAGATCTTAAGCTATACTTTGCCGAATATTCAGGTAAAGGATGGTATTCTGGAGGATGAAAAGTACAAATACCTTTTCAGCGTAGAGAAGATTAATGAAGAAGTGAAAAATGGAAGTTCTTTCCGTGATGCTTATGTAAAAGTAGGACAGGAGATTGAAAACAATGAGTTTGACTTTGAGCTAGGAAACTTAGATCATACCCACCAGGGAAGTATAGGAAATCTTTGCCTGGATAAAATAGAATATCAGTTCAATAAATTGAAAAATAAATTATTGGGCTAA
- the argB gene encoding acetylglutamate kinase, with protein sequence MKNKMYIIKIGGALIDDERLLDQFLDQFSQIKEKKILVHGGGKLATELAARLGMEQKMINGRRITDKDTLDIVTMVYAGGINKNVVEKLQQKKCNAIGFSGADGNLIKAKKREHPEIDFGFVGDIDKKSVNKKLLSKLIKLNLVPVFSAITHDKKGNLFNTNADTIASVMAQALSSKYEVELLYCFDKVGVLENVDDPESLIKSISEEDFTVLKQKGKLHKGILPKLENALGAIKNNVNKVFLIKETELKNHIESHHAGTEICL encoded by the coding sequence ATGAAAAATAAAATGTACATCATAAAAATAGGCGGAGCGCTCATTGATGATGAACGATTACTGGATCAGTTTTTAGATCAGTTTTCCCAGATAAAAGAAAAGAAAATCCTTGTTCATGGCGGAGGAAAATTAGCTACAGAATTGGCAGCTAGGCTTGGCATGGAGCAAAAGATGATCAACGGAAGGAGGATTACGGATAAAGATACATTGGATATTGTAACAATGGTGTATGCAGGAGGAATCAATAAGAATGTTGTTGAAAAATTACAGCAAAAAAAATGCAATGCCATAGGATTTTCCGGTGCAGACGGGAATTTGATCAAGGCTAAGAAAAGAGAACATCCGGAAATAGATTTTGGATTTGTAGGGGACATTGATAAAAAAAGTGTGAATAAGAAACTGCTTTCAAAATTAATTAAGCTTAACCTTGTTCCTGTGTTTTCTGCCATTACTCATGATAAAAAGGGAAATCTCTTCAATACCAATGCAGATACCATTGCATCAGTAATGGCACAGGCATTATCATCCAAATATGAAGTAGAGTTGTTGTATTGTTTTGATAAGGTGGGAGTGCTGGAAAATGTTGACGATCCCGAATCCCTTATTAAAAGTATTTCCGAAGAGGACTTTACTGTTTTAAAACAAAAAGGAAAGCTGCACAAAGGGATTTTGCCCAAACTTGAAAATGCTCTTGGAGCAATAAAGAATAATGTAAATAAAGTGTTTCTTATTAAAGAAACCGAATTGAAAAACCATATAGAGAGTCATCATGCAGGAACTGAAATCTGTTTATAA
- a CDS encoding Lrp/AsnC family transcriptional regulator, with translation MDLKDKMILSIIQEDSTLSVKEISEKIGLTFTPTYERIKQLEKHGIIEKYVGLLNREKLGLNIVVYCNVRLKEQSKKVLETFEKHIGSHDEVQEIISLSGEYDYMLKIIAKDINSYNEFAVNVISNLPNIGQYHSSIVLHEVKKSTKFKIDLE, from the coding sequence ATGGATTTAAAAGACAAAATGATTCTCAGCATTATACAGGAAGACTCCACTTTATCTGTTAAGGAAATTTCAGAAAAGATTGGTCTTACCTTTACTCCAACGTATGAAAGAATCAAACAATTGGAGAAGCACGGGATCATTGAAAAGTATGTTGGCCTCTTAAACCGTGAAAAACTGGGTTTAAATATTGTAGTCTACTGTAACGTTCGTCTCAAGGAACAATCCAAGAAAGTATTGGAAACCTTTGAAAAACATATTGGAAGTCATGATGAAGTACAGGAAATCATCAGTCTTTCCGGAGAGTACGATTATATGTTAAAGATTATTGCAAAAGACATCAACTCTTATAATGAATTTGCGGTTAATGTGATTTCCAATCTTCCAAACATTGGGCAATACCACAGTTCCATAGTTTTGCATGAGGTAAAAAAATCTACCAAGTTCAAGATTGATCTGGAATAA
- the carB gene encoding carbamoyl-phosphate synthase large subunit, translating into MAKRTDIKTILVIGSGPIIIGQAAEFDYAGTQACLSLKEEGYKVILINSNPATIMTDVEIADKVYIEPISLQFVSHIIRKERPDALLPTLGGQTGLNMAVELEKSGILEECKVEVLGTKLSAINRAEDRDLFRELMRELNEPVPESDIVNTVEGAIAFADEIGYPVIVRPAFTMGGTGGGIASTEAELKEIAELGLKYSPVTQCLIEKSIAGFKEIEYEVMRDANDNAIVVCNMENIDPVGVHTGDSIVVAPSQTLSDREYQLLRNASLKIIRALGIEGGCNVQLALDPHSFEYYIIEVNPRVSRSSALASKATGYPIAKIAAKIAVGLTLDEIMNPVTGKTYACFEPALDYVVTKFPRFPFDKFETADRRLSTQMKATGEVMAIGRNFEESLQKAIRSLETGIKHLGLKTKQAQALTAEEIERRIRVCDDERLFIIGDALRRGYDWEQIVEWSKIDKFFIWKLKKLVDFEKVIAENKFDKETLIQAKKLGFADINIAVLWDVKEREIFNFRKENGVMPVYKMVDTCAAEFESETPYFYGTYEEENESVVSDKEKIIVLGSGPIRIGQGVEFDYATVHSVWAIKEMGYEAIIINNNPETVSTDFSISDKLYFEPLTEEDVMNIIDLEKPKGVVVQFGGQTAINLADKLASHGVQILGTSLEDLDRAENRDKFEKALQEMGIPQPKGRTSTSKEEAIKIANEIGYPVLVRPSYVLGGRAMEIVYAEAELAHYMENAVDASPEHPVLVDKYMVGKEIEVDAICDGETVVIPGIMEHIERAGVHSGDSIAVYPPQNISQSEIDTLVDYTRRLAKGLKVIGLMNIQYVLFEGNVYVIEVNPRSSRTVPFLSKITEVPMANLATKAILGQKLADLGYKDGLVPNKEGVFVKVPVFSFSKLTKVDISLGPEMKSTGEVMGKDTTLEKALYKGLVAAGRKVPMHGSILFTVADKHKEEAADLAARFHEVGFRIWATEGTAKFFGEKGIPCKIGYKIGEESVNLIDLIQKGKVQYVVNTTTKGKQAERDGFQIRRMSVENGVPCLTSMDTVEAILKVIESMSFKMETM; encoded by the coding sequence ATGGCAAAACGTACAGATATAAAAACAATTTTAGTAATCGGTTCAGGACCTATCATTATTGGTCAGGCAGCTGAATTTGATTACGCAGGAACGCAGGCTTGTCTGTCTTTAAAGGAAGAAGGCTACAAGGTAATTTTGATCAATTCAAACCCTGCAACAATCATGACGGATGTGGAAATCGCTGATAAAGTATACATCGAGCCGATTTCATTACAGTTTGTAAGCCACATCATCAGAAAAGAGCGTCCGGATGCATTATTACCAACACTTGGAGGTCAGACTGGTCTGAACATGGCGGTTGAGTTGGAAAAATCAGGAATTCTTGAAGAATGTAAAGTGGAGGTATTAGGAACCAAGCTTTCCGCAATCAACAGAGCAGAAGACAGAGACCTTTTCCGTGAACTGATGAGAGAATTGAACGAACCGGTTCCTGAGTCTGATATTGTAAACACAGTAGAAGGAGCTATTGCCTTTGCTGATGAGATTGGTTATCCTGTAATTGTTCGTCCTGCCTTTACAATGGGAGGTACCGGAGGTGGTATTGCTTCTACAGAGGCAGAATTAAAGGAAATTGCTGAACTTGGTTTGAAATACAGCCCTGTTACACAATGTCTTATTGAAAAATCAATCGCAGGTTTCAAGGAAATTGAATACGAAGTAATGCGTGATGCAAATGACAATGCGATTGTGGTTTGTAACATGGAAAATATAGATCCTGTAGGAGTTCACACAGGAGACTCAATTGTAGTGGCACCCTCTCAGACACTTTCAGACAGAGAGTATCAGTTACTGAGAAATGCTTCTCTTAAAATTATCAGAGCCCTTGGAATTGAGGGTGGATGTAACGTACAGTTGGCTTTAGATCCACACTCTTTCGAATATTATATCATTGAGGTGAATCCAAGAGTTTCCCGTTCATCAGCGCTGGCGAGTAAAGCAACAGGGTATCCGATTGCAAAGATCGCTGCAAAAATTGCGGTAGGATTAACACTGGATGAAATCATGAACCCGGTAACAGGAAAAACATACGCATGTTTCGAACCTGCTCTGGATTATGTGGTAACTAAGTTCCCAAGATTCCCATTTGATAAATTCGAAACTGCGGACAGAAGACTTTCTACCCAAATGAAAGCAACGGGTGAAGTAATGGCAATTGGAAGAAACTTTGAAGAGTCTTTACAAAAAGCAATCCGTTCTTTAGAAACAGGAATCAAGCACTTAGGATTAAAAACAAAACAAGCTCAGGCACTTACTGCTGAAGAAATCGAAAGAAGAATCAGAGTTTGTGATGATGAGAGATTATTCATCATTGGCGATGCCTTAAGAAGAGGTTACGACTGGGAACAGATTGTAGAATGGAGTAAAATTGATAAATTCTTCATCTGGAAACTGAAAAAACTAGTTGACTTCGAAAAAGTAATTGCTGAAAATAAATTTGATAAAGAAACGCTGATCCAAGCTAAAAAGTTAGGATTTGCAGATATCAACATTGCTGTTCTTTGGGATGTAAAAGAACGTGAAATTTTCAACTTCAGAAAAGAAAACGGAGTGATGCCGGTTTACAAAATGGTAGACACTTGTGCTGCTGAATTTGAAAGTGAAACACCATACTTCTACGGAACATACGAGGAAGAAAACGAAAGTGTAGTTTCAGATAAAGAAAAAATCATTGTACTAGGTTCAGGGCCAATCAGAATCGGACAAGGAGTTGAATTTGACTACGCAACAGTTCATTCAGTTTGGGCAATCAAAGAAATGGGGTACGAAGCAATCATCATCAATAACAACCCTGAAACGGTTTCCACAGACTTCTCAATCTCAGATAAACTATACTTCGAGCCTCTTACAGAAGAAGATGTAATGAATATCATCGATCTTGAAAAGCCAAAAGGAGTGGTGGTTCAGTTTGGAGGACAAACTGCAATTAACCTTGCAGATAAATTGGCTTCTCACGGAGTACAGATTCTGGGAACTTCTCTGGAAGACCTTGACAGAGCTGAAAACAGAGATAAATTTGAAAAAGCCCTGCAGGAGATGGGAATTCCTCAGCCAAAAGGAAGAACATCCACTTCTAAGGAAGAAGCTATAAAAATTGCCAACGAAATTGGTTATCCCGTATTGGTTCGTCCAAGCTACGTTCTTGGAGGTAGAGCAATGGAAATTGTATACGCAGAAGCAGAACTGGCTCACTATATGGAGAATGCAGTAGATGCAAGTCCTGAACACCCTGTTTTGGTTGACAAATACATGGTAGGAAAGGAAATTGAAGTAGATGCAATCTGCGACGGTGAAACAGTGGTAATCCCTGGGATTATGGAGCATATCGAAAGAGCGGGAGTTCACTCCGGAGACTCTATCGCAGTATATCCGCCACAGAATATTTCACAAAGCGAAATTGATACTTTAGTAGATTATACAAGAAGACTGGCAAAAGGCCTTAAGGTTATTGGATTGATGAACATTCAATACGTACTTTTTGAAGGAAACGTATATGTAATCGAAGTGAACCCACGTTCTTCAAGAACAGTTCCTTTCTTATCCAAAATTACAGAGGTTCCAATGGCTAACCTTGCTACAAAAGCAATCTTAGGTCAGAAACTTGCAGATCTAGGCTATAAAGACGGGTTAGTACCAAACAAAGAGGGTGTTTTTGTAAAAGTACCGGTATTCTCTTTCTCAAAACTAACAAAAGTTGATATCTCTTTAGGACCAGAAATGAAGTCTACAGGAGAAGTTATGGGGAAAGATACAACCCTTGAAAAAGCGCTTTACAAAGGTCTTGTAGCAGCAGGAAGAAAAGTTCCTATGCACGGATCTATCCTTTTCACAGTGGCAGATAAGCATAAAGAAGAAGCGGCTGACTTAGCAGCAAGATTCCATGAAGTAGGATTCAGAATCTGGGCTACAGAAGGAACAGCGAAATTCTTTGGAGAAAAAGGAATCCCTTGCAAAATCGGATACAAAATAGGAGAAGAAAGTGTAAACCTTATCGATCTGATCCAGAAAGGAAAAGTTCAGTATGTTGTGAATACCACTACAAAGGGGAAGCAAGCTGAAAGAGACGGATTCCAGATCAGAAGAATGAGTGTTGAAAACGGTGTTCCTTGTCTAACGTCAATGGATACTGTAGAAGCAATCTTAAAAGTAATTGAAAGCATGAGCTTCAAAATGGAGACGATGTAA
- a CDS encoding carbamoyl phosphate synthase small subunit, translated as MKKKLILESGEVFHGEGFGAELETAGEVVFNTGMTGYQELISDPSYCGQIVCMTYPLIGNYGINRDDYESIEPAIKGLIVKELCDLPSNFRTQITLDELFKKKNLSGISGIDTRRLTRILRNSGVVKGKIVNADADETAVASELKSTSFPTNQVEEVSTKTPYANPNRGFKVVLVDFGAKLGIIRELSQRNCDIIVVSHDTTAEEILLMNPDGIMLSNGPGDPEDVPHALDMIRGLLGKVPIFGICLGHQLIGLACGAKTFKLKFGHRGGNHPVLDLEKNTVAITSQNHGYAVDQESLKGTDLIETHIALNDRTNEGLKHKIHPCFSVQYHPEASPGPEDANYLFDEFIQMMEDFKK; from the coding sequence ATGAAGAAAAAATTAATACTGGAGTCCGGTGAAGTGTTTCATGGAGAAGGTTTCGGCGCAGAATTGGAAACTGCAGGAGAAGTAGTTTTCAATACCGGAATGACAGGGTATCAGGAATTGATTTCTGACCCATCGTATTGTGGTCAGATAGTTTGTATGACCTATCCGCTTATCGGAAATTATGGTATTAACCGTGATGATTATGAAAGTATCGAGCCGGCAATCAAGGGGCTTATCGTAAAAGAACTTTGCGATCTTCCTTCCAATTTCCGTACTCAGATTACTTTAGATGAATTATTTAAAAAGAAAAACCTTTCAGGAATTTCAGGAATTGATACAAGAAGACTGACAAGAATTCTTCGTAACTCTGGAGTAGTAAAAGGAAAAATTGTAAACGCTGATGCTGATGAAACTGCAGTAGCTTCTGAGCTGAAGTCTACAAGTTTCCCAACCAATCAGGTAGAGGAGGTTTCTACAAAAACTCCTTATGCAAACCCAAACAGAGGTTTCAAGGTAGTATTGGTAGACTTCGGTGCAAAACTGGGAATCATCAGAGAATTATCACAAAGAAACTGTGATATCATTGTAGTGTCTCATGATACAACAGCAGAAGAAATCCTATTGATGAATCCAGACGGGATCATGCTTTCAAACGGTCCTGGAGATCCGGAAGATGTACCACATGCTTTAGATATGATCAGAGGCTTACTAGGAAAAGTTCCAATTTTTGGAATCTGCTTAGGACACCAATTGATCGGTCTTGCTTGCGGTGCAAAAACTTTCAAATTGAAATTCGGACACAGAGGAGGAAACCACCCGGTATTGGATCTGGAGAAAAATACAGTAGCAATAACTTCTCAAAACCACGGTTATGCGGTAGATCAGGAAAGCTTAAAAGGAACAGACCTTATCGAAACGCACATCGCGCTGAACGACAGAACAAACGAAGGTCTAAAACATAAGATTCATCCTTGCTTCTCTGTTCAGTATCACCCTGAAGCTAGCCCAGGTCCAGAGGACGCAAACTACCTGTTTGATGAATTTATTCAAATGATGGAAGACTTTAAAAAGTAA
- a CDS encoding aspartate carbamoyltransferase catalytic subunit — MFTITELSTERINSILTEALAFANGKTAKIEGEVFCSNLFFEDSTRTKTSFDIAERKLGLQVVPFDASHSSVNKGESLYDTVKTIESLGVNLVVIRDKKDRYFEELKNIKIPVINGGDGTGNHPSQCMLDLMTIYQEFGKFEGLKVGIVGDVKHSRVANSNAEALRRLGAKVYFSGPEHWFDEGALINGTYLALDELIAEVDVLMLLRIQHERHDAAMSFTASEYHKRYGLTKEREQAMKKQAIIMHPAPINRGVEIDSDLVECERSRVFKQMENGVFARMAILKEALEEKGFTFK, encoded by the coding sequence ATGTTTACGATTACAGAACTAAGTACCGAGAGAATCAACAGTATACTGACAGAAGCACTAGCTTTTGCAAACGGGAAAACTGCTAAAATTGAAGGAGAAGTTTTTTGCTCAAACCTTTTCTTCGAAGACAGTACAAGAACAAAGACAAGCTTTGATATTGCAGAAAGAAAACTGGGACTTCAGGTTGTTCCATTTGATGCTTCGCACAGTTCTGTAAATAAAGGAGAAAGTCTTTATGATACCGTGAAGACCATTGAAAGCCTGGGAGTAAATTTGGTTGTCATCCGTGATAAAAAGGACAGATACTTCGAGGAATTAAAGAATATTAAGATTCCTGTGATCAATGGAGGAGACGGAACTGGAAATCATCCATCGCAATGTATGCTGGATTTGATGACGATCTATCAGGAGTTTGGAAAATTTGAGGGGTTAAAAGTAGGAATTGTAGGAGATGTAAAACACAGTCGTGTAGCCAATTCAAACGCTGAGGCCTTAAGAAGATTAGGAGCTAAGGTATACTTCTCGGGACCGGAACACTGGTTTGATGAGGGAGCTTTAATCAACGGAACTTACCTTGCGCTTGATGAGCTTATTGCTGAAGTAGATGTTCTGATGCTATTAAGAATCCAACATGAGAGACATGATGCGGCAATGAGTTTTACTGCATCTGAATATCATAAAAGATACGGCTTGACTAAAGAAAGAGAGCAGGCGATGAAGAAACAAGCAATCATCATGCACCCGGCGCCTATCAACAGAGGGGTAGAAATAGATTCTGATCTGGTGGAATGTGAACGTTCAAGAGTTTTCAAGCAAATGGAAAACGGAGTCTTTGCAAGAATGGCAATCTTGAAAGAAGCGTTAGAAGAAAAAGGGTTTACGTTTAAGTAA
- a CDS encoding four helix bundle protein produces MHNFEKLVFWQKSIELAKQVYIICLELPKDEKFGLISQIKRSAISIPSNIAEGAGRNNDTEFYHFLGIANASSFELQTQLILTRELNLLDVEKVNSLISNLNEIQRMIYTFKSNLKK; encoded by the coding sequence ATGCATAACTTTGAGAAATTAGTTTTTTGGCAAAAATCGATTGAACTTGCAAAACAGGTTTATATCATTTGTTTAGAATTACCCAAAGATGAAAAGTTTGGTTTGATTTCTCAAATTAAAAGATCTGCAATCTCCATTCCTTCAAATATAGCGGAAGGCGCAGGAAGAAATAATGATACAGAATTTTATCATTTTCTTGGTATTGCAAATGCTTCCTCTTTTGAGTTGCAGACCCAGTTAATTTTAACTAGAGAATTAAATTTACTTGATGTAGAAAAAGTTAACAGTTTAATATCAAACCTGAATGAAATTCAAAGAATGATTTATACATTCAAATCTAATTTAAAAAAGTAA
- a CDS encoding N-acetylornithine carbamoyltransferase has protein sequence MKNFTAVSDVENLQEIIKKALQIKENPLSETEKGKGKTIGLVFLNSSLRTRLSSQIAAQNLGLNVLTLNAAQEAWNLEFADGAVMNGDTVEHIKDAIEVLNQYCDIIAVRCFAGMKSKEDDVNESILSQFEKHAKVPVISLESATRHPLQSLADCITITENWKKDHKPKVVLTWAPHIKPIAHAVGNSFAEWMQEMDVELVIANPEGYDLDKNFTKDVQVIHDQDEALKDADFIYVKNWSSFDDYAAMPEVKGDWMLTNEKLANTNQAKVMHCLPVRRNVELSDEVMDGENSIIYQQAKNRIFSAQAVFSEILDNIK, from the coding sequence ATGAAAAATTTTACCGCTGTAAGTGATGTTGAAAACTTACAGGAAATCATAAAAAAAGCTTTACAAATAAAAGAAAACCCTCTTTCCGAAACGGAAAAAGGAAAAGGAAAAACAATAGGTCTGGTATTCTTAAACTCAAGTCTGAGAACCCGTTTGAGCAGCCAGATTGCAGCACAAAACCTAGGATTGAATGTATTGACTTTAAATGCAGCACAGGAAGCCTGGAATCTTGAATTTGCTGATGGAGCTGTGATGAACGGAGATACAGTAGAGCACATTAAGGATGCTATTGAAGTGTTGAATCAATACTGTGATATTATTGCAGTACGTTGTTTTGCAGGAATGAAGAGCAAAGAAGATGATGTGAATGAAAGTATTCTAAGTCAATTTGAAAAGCATGCAAAAGTTCCTGTTATTTCCTTGGAATCAGCAACCCGTCACCCGTTGCAAAGTCTGGCAGACTGTATCACCATTACAGAAAACTGGAAAAAAGATCATAAACCCAAAGTGGTTTTAACCTGGGCTCCCCATATTAAGCCAATTGCTCATGCTGTAGGAAATTCATTTGCAGAATGGATGCAGGAAATGGATGTTGAACTGGTAATTGCTAATCCTGAGGGATATGATCTTGATAAGAACTTTACGAAAGACGTACAAGTAATCCACGATCAGGATGAGGCTTTAAAAGATGCAGACTTTATCTATGTGAAAAACTGGTCTTCATTTGATGATTATGCCGCAATGCCCGAAGTAAAAGGGGACTGGATGCTGACGAATGAAAAATTAGCGAACACCAATCAGGCAAAAGTAATGCACTGCCTTCCTGTTCGTCGTAATGTTGAACTAAGCGATGAGGTAATGGATGGGGAAAACTCAATCATCTACCAGCAGGCAAAGAACCGTATTTTCTCGGCACAAGCAGTGTTTAGTGAAATATTAGATAATATAAAGTAG
- a CDS encoding M20 family metallo-hydrolase, which translates to MQELKSVYNKEELLNNAVGLLKNLIEIPSFSKDEFNTSVEIENFFKKHQIPTKRFKNNIWAVNKNFDVFKPSVLLNTHHDTVKPNKAYTLDPFVPIEKDGKLYGLGSNDAGASLVSMAQVFLHFYDKEDLKYNLVIALTAEEEISGFDGIEALFPQLPNIEFAIVGEPTQMNLAIAEKGLLVIDGEMKGTPSHAAHPNDDNSIVKCMQDLQNILDFKFPKVSEYLGEVKITLSGIHAGVQHNVVPESCNFTLDVRVTDAYSNKEAFEIIQSQMKSTLTARSFRLNSSKIEMDHPFVKAGIEIGRTTYGSPTSSDQAIIPCTSVKMGPGDSRRSHTADEFIYINEIEEGIDIYIQTLGKVL; encoded by the coding sequence ATGCAGGAACTGAAATCTGTTTATAATAAAGAAGAATTGTTGAATAATGCGGTGGGATTGCTTAAAAATTTGATTGAAATTCCTTCATTCAGTAAAGATGAATTCAATACATCTGTAGAGATTGAGAATTTTTTCAAAAAGCATCAGATCCCGACAAAGCGTTTCAAGAATAATATTTGGGCGGTCAATAAGAACTTTGATGTTTTCAAACCCTCTGTTCTGCTGAATACGCATCATGATACAGTGAAGCCCAACAAAGCTTACACTTTGGATCCGTTTGTTCCAATAGAAAAAGACGGAAAGCTGTATGGATTGGGAAGTAATGATGCCGGGGCCTCTTTGGTTTCTATGGCGCAGGTTTTTCTGCACTTTTATGATAAAGAAGATTTAAAATATAATTTAGTGATTGCTTTGACGGCAGAGGAGGAGATTTCAGGTTTTGACGGAATTGAGGCCCTGTTTCCACAACTACCTAATATAGAATTCGCCATTGTAGGAGAACCCACGCAGATGAATCTGGCGATTGCAGAAAAAGGATTGCTTGTGATAGACGGGGAAATGAAAGGAACTCCTTCTCATGCTGCTCATCCCAATGATGATAATTCGATTGTAAAATGTATGCAGGATCTTCAGAATATCTTAGACTTTAAATTTCCAAAGGTTTCAGAATATCTGGGTGAAGTTAAAATTACCCTGTCAGGAATTCATGCCGGAGTACAGCATAACGTAGTTCCTGAGTCATGTAATTTTACACTGGATGTAAGAGTAACAGATGCTTATTCTAATAAAGAAGCCTTTGAAATCATTCAGTCGCAAATGAAGTCAACACTTACTGCAAGGTCTTTCAGGCTGAATTCCTCAAAAATAGAAATGGATCATCCATTTGTAAAGGCCGGGATTGAAATAGGAAGGACAACATACGGTTCGCCAACCTCTTCAGATCAGGCAATTATTCCATGCACATCAGTGAAAATGGGACCTGGAGACAGTAGGCGCTCCCATACAGCGGATGAATTCATCTATATTAATGAAATAGAAGAAGGGATTGATATCTACATCCAAACTTTGGGAAAAGTGTTATAA